A single region of the Salvia splendens isolate huo1 chromosome 18, SspV2, whole genome shotgun sequence genome encodes:
- the LOC121776339 gene encoding sodium/calcium exchanger NCL-like yields the protein MDSVPKRLILLILLTSIAEGRILELSTSENELISDGIEKQESVGGCSHQYGFLPCAENAAGYIFLIVVYQVLLVIGGRLISSGSEMLLHITGAGKFGGIIFRILMVLPSMMLMILSGIFSSKEGAQSQVAVGVSIYAGITVFSLTIQWGVCMIYGKIDLKMTPNSSSSKILKDTGVKIDKRTSYTAGIMLLSLIPYVVLQLVFVIDSLSGERVVTLIAFVISSLSLLSYSGYQIWDPWMQERSLKYSEFDIVRTGFLQHVKQLGQLVNPDGKLNVHLIKGLFDATDNDADKVVAVKELRKLVSNIFRGGRTSTEKNDAVDKVMDFFDKNDDDQITEAEFIKGFEQWAIEAEKSTSDSDFFPKNMGEQVLNLFKEKKENRVQTMDRIMAKILKHAEGHLLKSESLITENGKPNIDRLKELFKEFDTDGNKSISAPELKQLITRVKFQSYKLNEDEVLRETFREFDQNHSDSIDEPEFVNGMTKYLDKAIHAAHTSQIDGTKIIQDFDRVMWKGAEYGKRNFFRSVFQVLLGIGMLTFLGKPLTTNILQLSNAMGFPSFVISFVVVPLAMNARSAVAAILPASKKSEETASWTFSEIYGGVIMNNMAGLTTLLAIVYAKELRWDFTAEVLVILVVCGTIGSLAFFRTTYQLWTCILAFLLYPLSLGLFYFVQISYSWN from the exons ATGGATTCAGTCCCGAAGCGCTTGATCTTGCTCATCTTACTGACCAGCATAGCCGAAGGCCGGATTCTGGAGCTGTCCACCTCTGAGAATGAGCTGATCTCAGACGGAATCGAGAAGCAAGAATCAGTAGGAGGTTGCAGTCACCAGTATGGCTTCCTGCCCTGTGCAGAAAATGCTGCCGGTTACATTTTTCTCATAGTGGTGTACCAGGTGCTACTGGTGATCGGAGGGAGGCTGATAAGCAGCGGGAGCGAGATGCTTTTACATATCACCGGAGCTGGAAAGTTTGGCGGCATCATCTTCCGAATCCTAATGGTGTTGCCTTCTATGATGCTCATGATCT TATCCGGGATCTTCAGCAGCAAGGAGGGTGCTCAATCGCAGGTTGCAGTCGGTGTCAGCATTTACGCTGGAATCACTGTCTTCAGTCTTACAATCCAGTGGGGTGTGTGTATGATATATGGCAAGATTGACTTGAAGATGACACCGAATTCTTCTTCGTCAAAGATCTTGAAAG ATACTGGTGTGAAGATCGATAAAAGGACTAGTTACACCGCTGGGATTATGCTGCTGTCGTTGATCCCTTACGTCGTGCTGCAGCTGGTTTTTGTCATCGATAGCTTGTCTGGGGAGCGCGTCGTAACTTTGATAGCTTTTGTTATCTCATCCTTGTCTCTGCTGTCGTATTCCGGCTATCAG ATTTGGGATCCTTGGATGCAGGAAAGAAGCTTGAAGTACTCcgagtttgatattgtccggaCAGGATTTCTGCAGCATGTGAAACAGTTAGGACAGCTTGTGAATCCAGACGGCAAACTCAACGTCCATCTCATCAAAGG ATTATTTGATGCAACAGACAACGATGCTGACAAAGTCGTGGCAGTGAAAGAACTGAGGAAACTGGTGAGCAACATCTTTAGAGGTGGGAGGACGAGCACCGAGAAAAACGATGCAGTGGACAAAGTCATGGATTTTTTCGACAAGAACGATGATGACCAGATCACCGAGGCAGAGTTCATCAAAGGATTCGAGCAATGGGCTATTGAAGCCGAGAAATCTACTTCGGACAGTGATTtctttcccaaaaatatgggtGAACAG GTCCTTAACCTATTcaaagagaagaaagaaaaccGAGTACAGACGATGGACAGAATAATGGCAAAGATTTTGAAGCATGCTGAAGGCCACCTACTCAAATCCGAATCACTCATCACAGAGAACGGGAAGCCAAATATCGATCGTCTTAAGGA ACTCTTCAAGGAATTTGACACTGATGGAAACAAGTCAATATCAGCACCTGAGCTGAAGCAGCTTATAACAAGAGTCAAGTTCCAATCCTACAAACTGAACGAGGACGAAGTGTTACGTGAGACCTTTCGAGAATTTGATCAGAATCACAGTGATTCGATCGATGAGCCAGAGTTTGTGAATGGAATGACCAAGTATCTGGATAAGGCCATTCATGCTGCACATACGTCCCAAATCGACGGGACGAAGATTATTCAAGATTTCGACAGG GTTATGTGGAAAGGAGCAGAATACGGGAAACGCAATTTCTTCAGATCAGTATTTCAAGTGTTGTTAGGGATTGGTATGTTAACCTTCCTGGGAAAGCCTCTGACCACTAACATTCTACAGTTGTCGAATGCAATGGGATTCCCATCCTTCGTCATCTCCTTTGTCGTCGTGCCACTGGCCATGAATGCTCGATCTGCTGTAGCAGCGATCCTCCCAGCCAGCAAGAAGAGTGAAGAAACTGCTTCTTGGACATTCTCCGAG ATATATGGTGGGGTGATAATGAACAACATGGCTGGATTGACGACGTTGTTGGCGATTGTATATGCGAAAGAATTGAGATGGGATTTCACAGCAGAAGTGCTGGTTATCTTAGTGGTGTGTGGGACGATAGGCAGTCTCGCATTCTTCCGAACAACGTACCAACTATGGACGTGCATACTAGCATTCCTCCTTTATCCTCTCTCTTTGggattgttttattttgttcaGATTTCCTATAGCTGGAACTGA
- the LOC121777587 gene encoding nudix hydrolase 15, mitochondrial-like: MEKWLGRPLMQQAHMLPLLRRTSSLLPSIFSSLTPHSSSPLPLSLSKLVFMEIPNSGLSGRLVVLAQQLRLYKPPPTSDDDEEEEQRIEESAEKVVAKVGFPESATSAAPAERFSPKRAAVLICLFEGDAGELRVILTKRSSQLSTHSGEVSLPGGKAEEADANDAETATREAKEEIGLDPSLVNVVTCLEPFLSKHLLRVIPVIGILSNKKDFNPSPNAAEVEAVFDAPLEMFLKDENRRCEERVWMSDKYLIHYFDYEIDNKKYVIWGLTAGILIRAASIVYQKPPAFTEQNPKFKVPSGVLKDTTLP; encoded by the exons ATGGAAAAATGGTTGGGAAGGCCATTAATGCAGCAAGCACACATGCTTCCACTCCTCAGAAGAACCTCCTCACTACTTCCCTCAATCTTCTCTTCCCTAACCCCTCATTCCTCATCTCCACtcccactttctctctctaaactcGTCTTCATGGAAATCCCCAATTCGGGGCTTTCCGGGAGGCTCGTGGTTTTGGCCCAACAGTTGCGCCTCTACAAGCCGCCGCCGACATCGGATgatgacgaggaggaggagcagaGGATTGAGGAGAGCGCAGAGAAAGTGGTTGCGAAGGTGGGATTCCCGGAATCCGCAACTTCGGCGGCGCCTGCCGAGCGGTTCAGCCCGAAAAGGGCGGCGGTTCTGATCTGCCTCTTCGAAGGGGATGCTGGAGAGCTTAGGGTTATTCTCACTAAGCGATCGTCGCAGCTCTCTACTCATTCTG GTGAAGTCTCATTGCCCGGAGGGAAAGCGGAAGAGGCGGATGCTAATGATGCTGAGACAGCAACGAGGGAAGCAAAAGAGGAGATAGGGCTGGATCCTTCACTTGTTAATGTGGTTACTTGCCTTGAACCATTCTTATCCAAG CACCTCCTCAGGGTGATTCCTGTTATCGGCATACTTTCCAACAAGAAAGACTTTAATCCTTCCCCAAATGCCGCTGAAGTGGAAGCTGTTTTCGATGCTCCCTTGGAAATGTTCCTCAAG GATGAGAATAGAAGATGTGAAGAACGAGTGTGGATGAGCGACAAGTATCTGATCCACTATTTTGATTATGAAATAGACAACAAGAAGTATGTCATTTGGGGTTTAACTGCCGGAATTTTGATTAGAGCAGCTTCGATCGTGTATCAGAAGCCACCTGCTTTTACAGAGCAAAACCCCAAATTCAAAGTTCCAAGTGGTGTGCTGAAAGATACTACCTTGCCTTAA
- the LOC121775950 gene encoding sodium/calcium exchanger NCL-like codes for MSVFTHYMILTLMLIITADARILSLDSSDDHLISDGISEPDSSWSAGTTTNLSGCRHQYGFLPCAENAAGYIFLIVVYQVLLIVGDKLIASGSHVFLFVTGPRIGGIIFRILRALPSMTFMIISGVLGDKRNAQSQVSAVVGIYAGITVFSLTVQWFMTMLSASKSLKKDADEQEHGLLSKIKLRNLIENGVDVDDDTCRTAKIMLLSLIPYVVLQLVYAFDTSSGKRIITLIALVVSSLSLFSYFAYQIKNPWMQQRSLDYSKIDSVERGLIQHVEQLGKLVNEDGTPNTALIRGFFDKEDKDDDQCIAVDELEKMVRKVFKAGKADVNQTEALNGVLNKLDRDKDKRITEDEFVNGFIQWIHEAKSSSSSDDFNTTEMLQKATQLLKEKNENNSSDIDKIMAKVLKQAEGQLLKSEALIADNGEPNVERIKSLFREFDTDKSGSLTATELKQLIGRVKFGTYQMKDEDVIKDMFKCFDQDGNEAIDEKEFMKGVQDYLDKAMKAVGSSQKTRALEEFEKIVWNEQDYGVDAVLKSLLQVILGIGMLTFLAGPLMGTIMELSNAMNFPSFVVSFVVVPLAMNGRVALTALLPSARQRKSSLTFSEIYGGVIMNNIAGLTTLLAIVYAKELTWDFSAEVLTIMMVCTIVGTHAFVKKTYHLWTCIPVLLLYPLSLGLFYFCQVFLSWN; via the exons ATGTCTGTCTTTACTCAttacatgattcttactctcaTGCTGATCATCACAGCCGACGCCCGGATTCTGAGTCTGGATTCCTCCGACGACCACCTGATCTCGGATGGAATCAGCGAACCAGATTCGTCGTGGTCTGCTGGGACCACGACGAATCTGAGCGGCTGCAGGCACCAGTACGGTTTCCTGCCGTGCGCGGAAAATGCCGCCGGCTACATTTTCCTCATAGTGGTGTACCAAGTGCTCCTCATCGTCGGAGACAAGCTCATCGCCAGCGGAAGCCACGTCTTCTTATTCGTCACCGGCCCCAGAATCGGGGGTATTATATTTCGTATTCTCAGAGCTCTGCCGTCGATGACGTTCATGATCA TATCCGGAGTTTTGGGCGATAAAAGGAACGCTCAATCACAAGTGTCCGCGGTCGTAGGTATATATGCCGGAATCACCGTCTTCAGCCTCACTGTTCAATGGTTTATGACCATGTTATCTGCTAGCAAGTCACTGAAGAAAGACGCGGACGAGCAAGAACATGGTTTACTGTCGAAAATAAAGCTCAGGAACTTGATAG AGAACGGGGTTGATGTTGATGACGATACGTGTAGAACTGCTAAGATTATGCTCTTATCTTTGATTCCTTACGTCGTTCTTCAGCTGGTTTACGCCTTCGACACCTCCTCTGGGAAGCGTATCATAACTCTGATAGCTCTTGTCGTATCGTCCTTGTCTCTGTTTTCATATTTCGCCTACCAG ATAAAGAATCCATGGATGCAGCAAAGAAGTTTAGATTATTCGAAAATTGATAGCGTGGAGAGAGGTTTAATACAGCATGTGGAACAGCTCGGGAAGCTTGTGAACGAAGACGGAACACCCAACACTGCTTTAATCAGAGG TTTCTTCGATAAAGAAGATAAAGATGATGACCAATGCATAGCGGTGGACGAATTAGAAAAAATGGTGCGCAAAGTCTTCAAGGCTGGTAAGGCGGATGTTAATCAAACCGAAGCCTTGAACGGTGTCCTGAATAAGCTCGACAGGGACAAGGATAAGAGAATCACTGAAGATGAGTTCGTCAACGGATTCATACAATGGATTCATGAAGCCAAAAGTTCATCTTCCAGTGATGATTTCAATACAACAGAAATGTTGCAAAAG GCCACTCAGCTGCTGAAAGAGAAGAACGAAAACAATTCCTCCGACATCGACAAAATTATGGCGAAGGTTTTGAAGCAAGCCGAAGGGCAACTGTTGAAGTCTGAAGCACTCATAGCAGATAATGGAGAGCCAAACGTTGAGCGCATTAAGAG TCTATTCAGGGAATTCGACACTGACAAAAGCGGATCCCTAACAGCAACAGAACTAAAGCAACTGATAGGCAGAGTGAAATTCGGAACGTATCAAATGAAAGACGAAGATGTGATAAAGGATATGTTTAAATGCTTTGATCAAGATGGGAATGAAGCAATTGATGAGAAAGAGTTCATGAAGGGAGTGCAAGACTATCTAGACAAGGCCATGAAAGCCGTTGGTTCATCACAAAAGACTAGAGCTCTTGAAGAATTTGAGAAG ATTGTGTGGAATGAACAAGACTATGGCGTTGATGCTGTCTTGAAATCTCTTCTTCAAGTGATACTTGGGATAGGTATGCTTACCTTCTTGGCAGGACCTCTGATGGGTACCATTATGGAGTTATCTAATGCAATGAACTTCCCATCCTTCGTCGTTTCCTTTGTCGTTGTTCCATTAGCCATGAATGGCCGGGTCGCACTGACAGCACTCCTCCCATCTGCAAGACAGAGAAAGTCTTCTTTGACATTTTCCGAg ATATACGGTGGAGTGATAATGAACAACATAGCGGGACTAACGACGCTACTGGCAATCGTGTATGCAAAAGAGTTGACCTGGGATTTCTCAGCAGAAGTGCTGACAATAATGATGGTGTGCACCATTGTCGGAACGCATGCATTCGTGAAGAAAACTTACCATCTTTGGACATGCATACCAGTGCTACTCCTCTATCCTCTTTCATTGGGGTTGTTTTATTTTTGCCAAGTTTTCCTTAGTTGGAATTAG
- the LOC121776385 gene encoding protein IQ-DOMAIN 5-like: MGSGVWYKNIISKRKVKGEKSRRVKRSSFQRIDGCREDLCSLRGCLALANGACLDNQGSVVLSREYVAARKIQTAYRAHVARRSLCRMRGNVRLQKLVQCDSVKNQAHTTLGRLHSWTKTQAQIRSRRANMVMEGQLRQKKLENQLKLEAKLHDFEVEWSGGSETVTEALARIHHREEAALRRERALAYAFTRQWRANTMPSFGPSNKELSKADWGWSWMERWIAARPWESRVYIPKKAKKARHAKLILPNGKAVKKTISPASKVPGKVTRISPNGKATRKARKLSYNAATVKKVSVKSEEKKTKNAKESSQV; this comes from the exons ATGGGTTCAGGTGTTTGGTATAAGAATATAATCAGCAAAAGGAAAGTGAAAGGAGAGAAATCACGTAGAGTGAAG CGATCTTCATTTCAACGCATAGATGGCTGCAGAGAGGATCTCTGCTCTCTCAGAGGGTGTCTAGCACTAGCCAATGGCGCTTGTCTCGACAATCAGGGCAGTGTCGTTCTCTCCAGAGAATATGTTGCTGCTAGAAAGATTCAGACTGCATACCGTGCACATGTT GCAAGGAGAAGTTTATGTCGAATGAGAGGAAATGTAAGGTTACAGAAGCTGGTGCAGTGTGATTCTGTTAAGAATCAAGCACATACTACATTGGGTCGCCTGCACTCATGGACGAAAACTCAGGCCCAGATTAGATCACGTCGTGCTAATATGGTTATGGAAGGCCAACTTAGGCAGAAGAAGCTCGAGAATCAGTTGAAGCTCGAAGCTAAGCTTCATGACTTTGAG GTGGAGTGGAGTGGTGGTTCTGAAACAGTGACTGAAGCCCTTGCAAGAATACATCACAGAGAAGAAGCAGCACTGAGAAGGGAACGAGCTTTGGCGTATGCCTTTACTCGTCAG TGGAGGGCCAACACGATGCCAAGTTTTGGACCGAGCAACAAAGAACTTAGTAAAGCGGATTGGGGCTGGAGCTGGATGGAGCGTTGGATAGCTGCTAGGCCATGGGAAAGTCGAGTTTATATCCCCAAAAAAGCAAAGAAGGCCCGACACGCGAAACTGATCTTGCCTAACGGAAAGGCGGTTAAGAAAACCATTTCCCCTGCGAGCAAGGTGCCAGGAAAGGTCACACGGATCTCTCCTAATGGAAAGGCCACCAGAAAAGCCCGTAAACTGTCTTACAACGCAGCTACGGTTAAAAAAGTGAGCGTGAAAAGTGAAGAGAAGAAAACGAAGAATGCAAAGGAAAGCTCCCAAGTATGA
- the LOC121775754 gene encoding pentatricopeptide repeat-containing protein At1g28690, mitochondrial, with protein MRHGRFSNISALVQPTTNCLRTELNAVPVFSVSSALQSYVNSDHPSHGQKIHSRIIKTGFIPNVNISIKLLILHIKSSCLSYARQVFDEMPQRTLSAYNYMIAGNVRHGFAEEAFDLVRELCLSGEKPDAYTFSMILKGSTSGNAGLSSHFVAREVHAQISKSYVVGDDVLYTALVDAYVKGERIDYARRVFDLMLEQNVVCSTSMITGYMNRGRWEDAEDVFEKTLEKDVVVYNAMIEGYSKSVEMAKKAIEMYIEMQRLDFTPTISTFASIIGACSLLSAFEIGQQIQGQLVKTEFFPHIKMGSALIDMYSKCGRTEDARRVFDYMPRRNVFSWTSMIDGYGKNGSPNEALALFNRMINVSRITPNHVTFLGALSACSHAGLVGEGMEIFKSMERVYSMRPRMEHYACVVDLLGRAGRLDEALEFITQMPEKPNSDVWAALLSSCRLQGDVELARAAADELFKVKEESRPGAYVALSNTLADAGRWEGVSQLREVMKARGVSKGTGFTWIGTDAGLEAFHAGSS; from the coding sequence ATGAGGCATGGCAGATTTAGCAATATCAGTGCCCTAGTTCAACCCACAACCAATTGCCTACGAACAGAGCTCAACGCTGTCCCAGTGTTTTCTGTGTCATCGGCGCTGCAGAGTTACGTAAATTCCGATCACCCCTCTCACGGTCAAAAGATCCATTCCCGCATTATCAAAACTGGGTTCATACCCAATGTCAACATCTCCATCAAACTCCTCATCCTTCACATCAAGTCTTCATGTTTATCTTACGCGCGCCAGGTGTTCGATGAAATGCCTCAACGAACTTTATCGGCCTACAACTACATGATAGCGGGAAACGTACGGCACGGTTTTGCCGAAGAAGCGTTTGATTTGGTGAGAGAACTCTGCCTTTCAGGTGAGAAGCCAGATGCTTACACATTTTCGATGATTTTAAAAGGTTCAACTAGCGGAAATGCAGGGCTATCCTCACATTTTGTTGCGAGGGAAGTCCATGCCCAAATCTCGAAATCTTATGTAGTCGGTGACGATGTGCTCTACACCGCGTTAGTCGATGCGTATGTGAAGGGCGAGAGGATTGATTATGCGAGGAGAGTGTTCGACTTGATGTTGGAGCAGAACGTGGTCTGTTCTACATCGATGATCACCGGGTACATGAACCGAGGCCGTTGGGAGGATGCAGAGGATGTGTTTGAGAAAACTCTCGAGAAAGATGTGGTGGTTTACAATGCCATGATTGAAGGATACAGCAAATCAGTTGAAATGGCTAAGAAGGCCATAGAGATGTATATTGAGATGCAGCGTCTTGATTTCACGCCTACCATATCGACATTTGCAAGCATCATCGGGGCTTGTTCGCTCTTGTCAGCATTTGAAATCGGCCAGCAGATCCAAGGGCAGCTCGTAAAGACTGAGTTTTTCCCTCACATAAAGATGGGGAGTGCTCTGATTGACATGTACTCCAAATGTGGCCGGACGGAGGATGCAAGGCGCGTCTTTGACTACATGCCTAGAAGGAATGTCTTCTCATGGACGTCGATGATTGATGGATACGGCAAGAACGGGAGCCCAAACGAAGCTCTAGCGCTCTTCAACAGAATGATCAATGTCAGCCGGATCACCCCAAACCACGTGACGTTTCTTGGCGCGTTGTCAGCGTGCTCCCACGCGGGGCTGGTTGGTGAAGGGATGGAGATCTTTAAGAGCATGGAGAGGGTTTATTCAATGAGGCCAAGAATGGAGCATTATGCTTGTGTGGTTGATCTGTTGGGGCGCGCGGGGAGGTTGGACGAGGCGCTTGAGTTCATAACGCAGATGCCCGAGAAGCCCAACTCGGATGTGTGGGCGGCTTTGCTGAGTTCTTGCAGGTTGCAGGGCGATGTGGAGCTTGCTAGAGCGGCTGCGGACGAGCTTTTCAAGGTGAAAGAGGAGAGCAGGCCGGGGGCATACGTTGCGTTGTCGAACACGCTGGCTGATGCCGGAAGATGGGAGGGTGTGAGCCAGTTGAGGGAGGTGATGAAGGCTAGAGGAGTGTCTAAAGGGACAGGGTTCACTTGGATAGGGACAGATGCTGGTTTAGAAGCTTTCCATGCTGGGAGTTCTTAG